In Gimesia panareensis, the genomic window AGGATTATGAAGCATTGAGGGATATCTTGCGGAATGAGAGTCCACCCTATCAGGGACTGCGGTCGTGGTTATATGAGAGTGATCAATTACCGCTGGCAATCATGGCACAAACAGCGGATTCCCGTTTTCTCCCCATTATCAGGAGTCGTATGAAAAATGCGGATGCCCATACGAAAACCCTGATGGCGGCTTGTGCCAGGGCGTGCGGGGCTCCCAGCGACCGGGTTGTCAAAATATCAGCAACCCGGCCGGGCGACTTCAAACCCGCATCAGCCTGGCCTGGATCAGATCCCCGTCGGCAGTCAAAAGAAATGAGAGGTCATGGTGATGGCAGTACGGAAGTCATTGTGACAGGACGCATCCTGGGCGAGGACGGGCAACCGGTAACGCAGCCGCATTTTTACCGGACCAATGATTCCTGGCTACTGGGACAGAAGAAAAAAGAGGAAGTCCCCCTCACTTACGACGAAAAGACCGGGCGATTTGTGTTTGTGACCGATGTCTTCGCTGCTTACGACGCCGGGAAAAATCAGCCGGAACCGGGACCATATCAAACCGGGAGCAGTATGGTGCAAATCGAAGCGCGTGGCTGCAAGCCGCTCAAGGTTCAGTTTTATGACGAAATGCCTGAGGTGGAAATCACCCTGCCCGATGCGGATTGATCCCTGCGAAAGTGAGTCTCGCCAGGACAGCCGTGTAAGGGTATTCCATTGAATGCATTACTGCTCGGTGGGTTTCAACAACAGGTTGAGTGTCAGGTCGTCCGGGTAATCTCCGGAGTCGTCCGAGGTGATCAGTTTCACTTTCCGATGCAGAGTCTGAAAGCCCGGGTAAGACGCGGTGAGGTCGTAAGTTCCCGGGTCTCCTACAAAATGCTGGCGTTCGTTCTGTTGAGAATGTCGAGAGATTGTGCCAGTACTGCTCTGCAGTTGAAGATGACAGCCGGGCAACGGGACTCCCTCCTGTGTGAAGACATTGATCACTCGGAAACCGGGTTTGGGAGCTGGCTTGTTGAGCTGTGCAAAAGTCAGATTCAGGGTTTTCTGTTCGTCCTGCTTGAGAGTGAACTGCAGCAGTTTTTTTGAATCGCGCAGGTCCTGCTGAGTCAGGAAGTAGTCACCCGCGGGAAGATGCCCGGCAACAAATCCTCCCTGTTTATCCGGGCTGATCCGGGTCAGCAACCGTTTGTCCTCGCTCCAGAGCTTGAGCCACATCATGTTTTCCGGTTTCATCAGTTCCTGGTCCAGCTTGAATTGAACAGTCGCCGTCCCCTGGGGAATCGAAAGAGTGAGCTTACCATTCAAATTGTCCGAAGTGACATTCACTTTCTGGTAAACAGTAGGATACCCGGAACGAGAGGCGATTAGTTCATATTCACCAGGTGTTACCTGGGTGAAGACCAATGGCGCACTGTTGCTGGTCCGTGGTGCCAGATTTCCGGCCTGCATTCCAGAGGTCCAGACGGGGTCGTACTCATTCAGACTTAATCGCATGTCATCCGGTGCCTCGGGCTGACAATTCACAGTCAGTTGACCGACCTGCGCATCGAGGATACCCAGCTTCTGATCATGAGAGGATAACTCAAACGATTTGACCGGCACCCAGCGATGACGCACATGGGGGACTTCATAATACAGGGTCCGCTGGCCAGGTCCCGCGCCGAAGAATTGGAAGTCCCCGTCGCTGTCGGTATTGGTATAGGCACGAAAGACACCAAAATTCGGGTTTTCACCGGCTAACAAAATGCGTGTATTCGCTAAAGGATTTCCGTTAACTTTCAGTCGGCCCGTCAATTTGGGTGGTCCCCCCAGGTTGAGTATGCTGGTTTTACCATTTTGAGGCAGAACGGCCTGACGTACGACGCCCAGGGAACTCCATTCCTCTTTCCTATTCACGTAACAGATCTGATTGGGAAGATGCGAAACCGAATACCGGCCTTCTTCATCAGTAATCACGGTGGCCAGCAATCCGGCTTCGCGGGCTGCCGTGCCGTTATAGCCAGACTGGTCCTGGAAGAAGAGAGGCACGTTTGGTTGCGGCTTTCCGTTTTCATCCGTGACGAGCCCCTGCACTGTCCCGCCTTGTGTGAGAGTCACCTTAACTTTCGGAATCGGACTGGCTGCCAGATCAATATCTTTCACAATCGCAAAGTCGTAATCCGGATGTGTGACCTTTAACCACTCCTCCCCTGGAGCCAGGTGTGGGATTGTGAATTTGCCGTCGACGGTTTTCACAGCACCATTCTCCGTTACGAATTTATGCAACGTGCCCGGCATAACGCCTCTGGACAGCGAAAGTGGAATCACCGTCGCACCATTGATGGGCTGCCCCTGTTCGTTTTTAACTGTCCCCGTCAGCGTGACACCCTTTGTCAGTTTGACCTGGATCGGTTTCCCCTGATTTTCTTCGGTATTGATCTCTTGACTGAGCATTTTTGCGAAACCATTCGCAGCGACTTCAACCCTGTACACTCCGGGTGAATTGACTTCGATCGTAAAATCACCTCCCTGATTGCTGACCTCCTGCCAGCGGGAACTCTGTACAAAATTGGGACCACGCAGCGTTCTGAGTTTGATTGCACGGACCCGGAATTTCTCAACTGTCAAAGAGGAATCTCCCTGAACTACTTCACCGCGCAGTTTTGGTTTTCCCTTGACCACCACATCCAGATTCAGGTCTTTCGAGGGGGCAACCACTTTGTAATCCTCTTTGAATTCCATTCCGGGAGACTGAATTCTCAAGGTGTATTTTCCCTTCTGGATGGGATCAATGCGAAACTCTGTTTGTCCGGGTCGGATATAGACTGATCCGTCACGCGTCAGATCACCGGAATTCGCATAGATCCAGAATCCACGTTCCGGCTGACCAGCGCCGTGAAAGTTGAGCTTACCGGAAAGAGAGACCAGGGAGGCCGGTGATGGATAGTCCAGCTTCAGCGAGAGTGGCTGTTCCTGGTTGATCAAGTTGGCCTTACCAAGGACCGTCTCGTTTCTGAACGTCGTGCCTCCAGCGGGAACTCCCACCGTCACATTGTAAACCCCTTCTGCTATGTGAGGTAAAATAAAATCTCCTTTGTCGGTAATTGGATAACCAGAAGGTGATCTGCCAAAGTTCCACCAGTCGGGCAGGGCATTGATCTTCCAGCCAACCGGAGGCTTTCCATCCGAGCAGAGAACATTGCCAATCACTCCCTCTCCCGCTCGTTGCACGATTTGATGTGTGACAATTTTCCCCGGGTCATCCAGTTGGATCACCAGCTTTCCAAAGGCGTAATCGGATGACGATGTACCAATCAGATACTTATCTCGGGAAGGTTTCAAGCCCAGTATCACCTGTCCCGACCGATCCGTAGTGACAGTATCGGAGCTGAAACCGCTCGTATCTGACAGAGATTTGCTGTAAACGCGGACTCCCGAAACAGGCTTGCCCTGTTCATCAACCGTTTCAATACGTAACTGGCAGGCACGTTCAAGTGTGATATTTTTCACCTGGTGTGCATTGACTGAGAGATCGACCCGAGGACATTCTGAAGAACGTTCGATGCCCACCCAGCGCTCTGACTTGATCATCATTCGATGCTCGCCCGGTTTGTAGATTTCTGAAAAATGGTAGTTCCCGTCCTGGTCCGTTCTGGTCTGCCGTAGACGTCCCCCATTCTTATGGAGCAGAGTAATTTGCGCATCGGTCACGGGAGCACCGGTAGGATCGGTCAGGCGCCCACTCAGGATGTATTTTGATGCGGAAGATGTTTTCTCTGGCGATTTCTGTTTGTCAGGGGGCGCCGGTTTGCTGGGTGTCTTTTTCCCGGGAGTCACTGTCTCAGGTTCCGCTTTTGCATTTTCAGAAACAGCTGAAGTCTCTGGCTTTGCCCCTTCGTCTGCAGCAGCGAGCCTCCGATCCAGCCGGGACATGGGGAGCAGGAGTGCGCCTGTCAGCAAGATCAGAGAGAAACTGGCCAGCCCCAGCCGGGCGGACCGGGGAATGGGGCGTGAGATAATCCGACGGATTCTCTGCGCCAGCGGCTTACGGGGTTCCAGGATTCCCAGCAGTTGCAGACTGGCTCTGTCGGGAATCGGTGTCAGCGAGGCAATATCCAACAGCGTCGCTGAATATTGAGCGGACTGGCCATTGAGTGTAACCAACACTGTTTCATCCACGGCCTGTTCCCGCAGACGCCTGAGCATTACATGTGCCAGCCAGACCAGCGGATTATAAAAGTACAGGATCAAGAGCAGGGTCTGCAGACAGTTCAACTGCAGATCGAAGCGTTTCCAGTGTGACAACTCGTGAATGAAGACCTGGCGAAACTGTACCGGGTTCAGTTTATCCAGCAGGTGCTCAGGCAAAATGATTGTCGGCTTCCAGAGCCCGCAGATGGCAGGACTCCCTGCTTCCATTGAGATTTTCAATTGCACAGCTCCCTGCTTCAGTCCCAGCAACCGGGCGCAGTCATTCATCTGAGTAGTGAGTTCTGCCGGTGCCAACTCTGCCTGTTGAGTGAGTCGCCGCACTCTTAAGGTACGCCGCACAACAAATGCAGAGAGAATCGTTACAACAACCAGCCAGCTGAGCAGCAGAATTGCGGGTGGCTGCAATTGGAGTGGAGGCACGGTTGCTGACTGTTGAACTTCCAGATTGGGTAGAGCCGGGACAGGACCATCGACAGGAGAACTCGCGGGGATGCTCACTGGCAACGGGCGGGGCTCGGGCATGGTCTCTGAAATAAAATGACGTCCAGCAGAAACAGAATCTGTCGGCAGGGCACCTGGGGACGACACTGTCACAGTTTCGGCTGTTGAGCCTGTAGACGCCGTTTCTACACTGGATGTAGCGGGAAGCCAGTCGGACAGCCAGGAGGCCGCACTGAGCGGAGAATAGAGGCTGACCGGGAGCATCAGTTTGAGCAGGACCAGTGACCAGAGCCAGTAACGGGTGACGGCCCGTACCCGGTGACGGAGCAAAAGATCGAGCAACAACAGTACTAAAACCAGCACACTAACCTGGAGGGTCATGAGTGAGTTGAAGTTCCAGAACATGTCGCCAAAGTGATTGAGTCGCTCGATAACATCGTTTCCGGATGCAGCCATATTCTGACTCCCTTAGTAAATTGATTCTGCTTACTCTGATTTCCGCCCCGCCTGTTTGATTAACTCCCGGAGCTGCTGAATCTCGTCCGGAGTCAGTTCTTCCTCCTCGACAAGGAACTGCAGCATCGGCGTTAAAGCACCGTTAAACGCGCGTCTTAACAGGCGTTTCAGTTCCCCCCGCTTCGCCTTATCCGGGCTGATAGCAGAGCTGAAAAGATTCAGATTGCGGATTGCCTTTCTGGTCAGCAGTCCCTTGGTCACCATCCGGTCCATGGTGGTCTTGACCGTACTGTAAGCCCAGCCGTGGGAATCCGCCAATGCTTCCTGTACGGTTCCCGCTGCACAGGGTTCCTGCTCCCAGACGACGTTCATGATGACCCATTCAACGTCGGTCATCGATGTAGCTGATTGTTCCGATTTTTGTTTTTTACCCATGAAGAGTCTCCCTGTACTACAATCGCCAACATTACACTACATTTGTAGTGACGTCAAGACTCTGTTTTCAGATTCATTAAAATCATGAAGCTTGTCGACGTAACAGCAACGAGCAATTGTTTCGATCACGGCCATGAGCCATGGTTTTTTCTGGTCCCCAGGAACGCTGGTGACTACAGTAGATAAAATCAGGAACTTCAACCTGATAAACTCTTTTCCGTCAACAGCCTACCAGGATTCGATTCAAACCAAAGGATAGAATATGCATCAGAGAAATAAACAATCGAGCTGGTTTGTCTGGTGTCTGCTGGTTGCCACATGCCTGATGCTGAGCCCCGCCGTCGTGGCGGGTCCTCCGAACATTCTGTTGATCGTTTCCGAGGACAATGGCCCTGAGCTGGGCTGCTACGGAGATCCGTATGCGCAGACGCCGCACCTGGATCAGCTGGCAGCGGAGGGGGTGCGATTTGAGCATGCGTTTGTGCCCTACTCCGTCTGTTCGCCTTCGCGGGCCTGTTTTCTGACCGGGCGGTATCCCCATCAGAACGGACAGATTGGCCTGGCGACACACAAATTCGCGATGTACCGCAAAGAGACTCCCAATTTTGTCACGCTGCTGAAACAGAAAGGTTACTACACGGGTCTGATCGGCAAGCTGCACGTCAATCCGGAATCGGCCTTTCCGTTTGACTACCGGGCGATCCCCGGTGCAAATTTTAACCGTCGCCAGCCGGTGACGGCTTACGCCGACAAAGCGAGTGAATTTTTTCAGCAGGCCAAAACGCGTCCCTGGTTTTTATCGGTCAACTTTCCCGATGCCCATCTGCCGTTCCTGAAACAGGTGCATGGCAGACCGGCTCAGCCCCTGTCTGCTGATGATGTGAAGCCGATGCCCTGGGTGGGTGTCGATACGCCCCGGGTGCGGGAACAGGTCGCCAACTATTACAACTGCCTGGCGCGACTGGACACTGGCGTGGGACTGCTGCTGGACGAACTGGAGAAAACGGGAACAGCTGTGAATACGCTGGTCATTTACATCGGCGATCACGGTGCCCAGTTCCCCCGCGGGAAAGGGAGCGTCTATGAAGGGGGCCTGCGTGTCCCGCTGATAGTCCGCTGGCCAGGTGTCGCGCAGCCGGGGCTGGTGCGCACGGAACTGGTTTCCACGGTAGACCTGTTACCTACCGCTCTGGCTGCAGCCGGAATGGAGGTTCCTCAGGATCTACCGGGGCGGGACCTGAAACCGCTGCTGACCGCAGGTTCTGTGAAAGACTGGCGCGAGTATATTTTCGGCTTCACCACCGGTTCCTTTCCGCGGAACTGCTATATTCAACATTCTCTCCGAGACAAGCGTTATAAATTGATCTCGAATCCTCGTCCGGGGACCAAAAATCTGATTGCCGGCAGTTACCTGGATGAATCGCATCCGCACTTTGTGATTTCCGGGGCGACCGCCGCTGACCAGAAAACAATCTCGCCCCAGGTGAAAGCGGCTTTCACCCGCTGGTCGACGCCGCCCCGGTACGAACTGTATGACCTGCAGCAGGATCCGTATGAATGGAACAACCTGGAAGACGATCCCGACTATGCTGAAACGAAGCAACGTCTGATTGACGCCCTGACAGCGCTCCAGCAACAGACGCGGGATCCCTTTCTCGATCAGGGAAACGTCGAGGCGTTCGTCAAAGAACAGTTGGCACATCGCGACATGAAATACAGCCAGCAGAAACAGTTCCGCTGGTCTTATCTCGATGCCTTTGCTGACTGGCGCGCTGCTCAACCGAACTGAAGTTCAATTAGCGCTGTCTATAAAAAAGGAGTCAAAGGAACCCCTGATGTTTAACTTCAACGCCCTGTTCTGTGTCATCGGCGGGCTGGCGGGACTGTTTATTACTCTTAAATTCAGTGATAGTCGAGTCCTGGTGCTGGCAGTGGCAATCGCATCTACCATGCTAATCGATCTCATCATGCGCCTTACGAATCATGAAGTCTCCGCGCCCCTGTTCGATCCCGAAGCAGGTGGTTACATCAAAATCCCAGGATTGGGAGAATTTAAATTCGTCCCCGTCTGGATTATCAGCATCAGTCTGCTGATCCTCGTCGGCCTGATGTACTTTGAAGTTGTTTGAAGAAACAGAGACTGTGTATTTCAGGGATCTGTTGAGCCCTGCTTCCCCACATGCTGCTGCAGAAACGCTTTCACTTTTTTTCTTGCCAGTTTTGATTCCGGAAGTTCGTAGTTGAAGACCTGGAAGATGTGCCACATGCCTTCGTAGAGATCGAGTTTGGCAGGAATGCCTGCCGTATCGATGGCCTGGTACTGGCGGATGGCGTTGCTTAGAAATATCTCTTTGGTCCCTGCCTGAATCAACGTTGGTGGAAAGCCTTTAGAGTAGTCGCCGTAGACAGGTGAGACATAGGGATGCTTCTGATCTTTGGGATCCGCATAGGCGTCTGCACAATGTTTGAGATTGTGCGGATAGTACAACAGCGGATCGGCCTGCTGGAGTGTCGTGTATGTATCGCCGGTTTCCGTGATATCAGCCCAGGGTGACCAGAGCACCACGGCAGCGGGCATGCCCAGCCCCTTGTCTCGCAGCTTGAGTACAGCGCCTGCCGCCAGGCCGCCCCCTGCGGATTCACCATACATTGCGATGTCATTCAGAGAGTGCCCTTCCTTGATCAAGGTCTGGACCACCGTCACGACCTGATCGGTGACTTCCTGCCATTTCCCTACCGGAGCCAGAGTGTAGTTGACCGAGATCACACGAAACCCGGTCTCGCCCGCCATGGGGACGGCACTCATCAGCCGGGAACGGGCGCTGTACATCGTGTAAGCGCCGCCGTGCGTGTAGACGAGCACCTGTTTGCTCTCTTTCCAGCCCTTAGGTTTGATGTCGAGTACAGGAACGCCCCCCAGCTTGCGCGGCGTGATTTCCGGCTGATATTTTTTGACGACTTCTGCATTGGCAGCCGCCCGTTTCTGTTCGATTTTTTCCTGCACTGCTTTCCACCCAGCCAGATCATCGGCAGCCGGGAGTGGTGCCGTGGCAGCAGCACGACTGAAGCCAGCAAGGGCTTTCTGTGCCTCGGGAGAAATCGTCGAGGGAATGGAAAAGTCCTGTGCCGCTACGGGAATCGCATTGATCCCCATTCCTAAGAAGAAACAGAGAACAAAAAGAGAGAAACAGGCACGTTGATAAAACAGGAAGTGCGTCTGCGGCATCGTGATCGCTCCAGGCAGGTATAGAGGGTCAATAAGCAGACCAGAGCTGAGACTCCGGTCTAGAAAGAGCGCACTAAACAACCAATGGTAAGTAGATTCGATTCTAACAGAGCTTGAGTCCGTTGCAACGATGCTCACCGGATTGCTGCACTGTACTTGCCATTGAGGGAATTGCAGCCCCAGCACCTCAATGGACTGGCCCAGAGTCATCGCCCATTCGGTCAAATCCGTTCATGCTGATGGTCCTGCAATGAGTTTCAGAAAAACCCTCATTTACACGACTCTTGTGAAAAATTTCTGGACACTTCGCCTCAAAACCGCTTCAATGTACACACGTGGACAAATTACGTAAAGCCGTTTCACTTCAGTCTCACTCACAAAGCCAGCAACCCATTTCAGATAACTGTCTATATATCTACTCCCGTTTCCCTGAAGGAGAACAGCTTGATGAACCGTCTGATTCGCTATTTTGATCTGTTATCAGAAGTCCGCCCCAAACAGGCAAAAGCCATGGCACAGGGCCCTCAACCAAAACGGCACTCGTTTCCTCAATGGCTGGCGCTGTTTGCAGGAATTCTACTCCAACCCGGCTTCGATCATTATCGCCAGCATCATACATGGGTCTTTCCCGAGTTCTCAGGCTGGATGTTGTTCTCACTGATTGTCTCTTTCATGATTTTCCCCAGTGTCTACAAGAACTCATTTGACCCCGAGAAACCACTTTTTATTCAACTCTGTCCCATCTTTGTCGGGGGGATGGGTTGGGAAGCACTTCTCAAAACCGCTGCCAAAGCAGTGGGAGGTGACTGATGCATTACAGCTTACGTGAGATCGCTTTTTCGATTGAAAAAGAATTACGAGACTTTCTGGCTCGAGTCAGTGAGCATATTCGTGGCGTCCAGCTCTACTTCGATGAATACTGGCTGGAAGCGTATATCCTGGAGATAGCACGACATTCTCCCTGGAAGTATATGCAGCCGCCCGGATTCGGTGTGGGTATGTTGTCCTATGCTGCCAAGTATCTGGGTTGGAAACCGGATCTGGATTATCTCCCTCCTCGATGGAATGACCATTGTCGGGCCCGCGGTTTCAGCGAAAACAGTCATCCGGTCATCATCCGGTTGATCCTGCGGGACCCGAATATGAATTTCAAACAACTGGATCTGGGTAATCAGTTTCAAAATTTCCCTCTAGTATATCAGTACCGTCCCCGTTGCGATGCGTATGCGAGTCAGCTGCTGCGCAGTGGAGAATGTATTGGTCAGGAAAATCCGGATACTGCAGGCACGCTGGGTGGATTTCTGGAAGATTCCAGCGGAAAACAGTTTCTGATTTCCTGTGCCCATGTTGTGCAGGGAGATGAAACCCGGGTCTATCGTCCTGGCCCGGCAGACAGCTCTCTGGGAGAACAGGTGGCAATTGTCCGATATTCCCGGCATCCGGAACCGACGCCTCAAGATAAAAACTGCAACAGTCGTTCCATGAGCAGTGGCAGCAATGTTGATCTTGCTTGTGCCGAGATTGATGATGGATATGTTTCCGCCGTCCATCCAAGAACAGGACCGATTACGGATATCAACGACATTGCAGACATTATTCAGGGAATGCCTGTTTCATTTATTGGTAAAACAACGGGATACCAGGATGCACAAGTCGGAGCAGTCTGTATCTGGTATGAAATTGAATTCAACAATGTCCCCCACTGCTTCAGTGATATCTTTGAAATCACTCACCCCAAACCCTACTACTTGAATACGAATCTGGCTCGCCCCGGCGATTCCGGTGCCTGGGTCGTATCGAACGAAAATCTCTGCACCAGTTGGAATGGTGTCTTAATCGGCGGCGACGGCGCCCAGGCATATGCCTGTTATGCTGAAAATGTAATGCATGAATTGAAAGAGTATTCCTCTGACCTGAGTCTGGGAAGCCGCCAGGGCGTGACCAGTAGTACTTGAGAAACAAATCCGTTTTAAGTTCCTGTTTTGGCAGGGGCTTTCCAAATGGAATACTTCCCATGCGCCCCAACCTGCAACCACTGGAAGATCCCGATCAGCTGAACCAGCTGGCGCTGGAAGCCCGCAGCCTGGGCCAACACATGGTCGAGCGGCTGCAGCAGGAGTGGTGGAACGGGAGCAACCGTTTTGATCAGGACGGTGAATTCGTTCTGATAGCGGTGCAGAATGAATGCATCGTTGGTGTCTGCGGTCTGAATCGGGATCCGTACTGCTCAGGCAATGATACCGGCCGTGTGCGACGGCTGTATGTGTCTGCTGCTGTTCGTCGCCAGGGTATCGGCCGCCTGCTGGTAAAAGCGATTCAACAACGTTGTCCGGGTGTATTCACCCAACTTCAGCTGCGAACGCATTCCCCGGAAGCGGATGCTTTTTACCGGGCACTGGGATTCAGGCCTGTGGACGGTGATCCAACTTGTACTCATGCGTGGCGGGTGCTGTCGTAGAGATTGAAAACGACTCTATTCTTAGACCTTTAAACGCCGGTTGCGAGACGGGCAGTTTGGTGCGGTTGAATTCTTCCGCCGAGGCTGGAAGGTTCAGGAACGTGATGCTGAGCAGACAGAAACAGAAGCGAAACCAGCTCATGGGATTAACTCCTCGGGCTCTTGCAGAAAGGGGATCATTGGCGGATGAATCAGTGAAGTCGTCATATCGAAGTAAAGACATACGTCAGTTGTTGAGACTTCACACTGAAACAAATCCCTGAGACAACATTTAAGAGAAGTGAGTCGTTGCCTCTGAATTCCATGTTAACCAGTGCGTGTTCAGCAGTGCAAATGAAATTTCTGTGTATAGCTTTCATTCAACGAGTTCTTCAACAGAAATCTTAAACGGGCCACATTCGGTCTATTTAAAGAGATTATTGTGTCAAAATGTCTTTTAACCGAGATTTCCCATATGGATCAGCCTGAAACCACTCCAGGCATGGACTTTCTTTGATTGTAACCACTGCGGTCCCCCGTGTCTAAAACAAAGTGATTTTTCGCCACTTTTGTTGTGCCTCTGTTGTTGAGATCCGGAAATTGCTGCCCGAGCGAATCATTTTTCAGTAGTCAACACGGTTTCTGCGCAGACTTTCTCTGTGAGGAACCCCGTTTTTCGCTATTTGATATACTTCCGCTTCACGTCATGCGTGACCGGCGGCGGAATTGCCAGTCGTGCAATCCGATCAAGAATTGCGGCGAACAATCTCCGTGGCACAGCCACTTCGGCCAGTTGAAAGAATACGTACTTGGCATGCCGGGTTACCTTGGCCCCAACCTTGACCAGCTTCTCCCGCAGCGTCGTCAGCGACCAGTTCTGTATAGGCTTGGGCAAGGCCAGCCGCCGCAGGAAATTGCCGAGGTTATAAGCTAAGGCGAACAGTTGCAACCGAGCTTGGTTGTCTTTGAACGTCCGGCAGGAGAGCTTCGTCCATCTGACGGCGTTCTTGCCTTCCTTGATCCACTGCTCGGCGGTGCCCCGACCGTTGTAGAACTTCACGACGTTCTTCGAGTGCTGGTTCAAGTTGGTCACGATGAATCCAACACGCGGGAACAGTTCGCCTGCGTGCCACTCAACTTTGGCCACCACGCGACGCGATCGCTGCCATGATTTTGCTTGATATTGGAAGCTGTGATAACAGACCTTGGGCTTGTGGGAAGGCCGTCCGACCGGACGGGTGAGCAAATGCGAGATTTCCCGCTCCAATACGGCGTTGGCTTTGAGGCGAATGGCGTAACGATAGTCTGCTTTCTCCAGCACACGATACAGCGCTGGAATGGCGAACGCCGCATCGCCGCGGAAGAACTTCGGAATGTCCAAATGCCGATACCGTTCGATCACCGGCAGTAGCACCTTCCGCCAGTATTTCGCGCTGGCCTTGTTGCCACGCCGCAGCATCGCGTACTCCAGATCACCATGCTGGTTGAACAGAAACAGCGGATGGTAACAGAGGCATGCAAAGTGGCCGTTGTAGGCCGCGCCCTGTTGCCGGCCGTAGGTCTCACTGACCGAGCTGTCCAGATCCAGGATGAGTTCTTTGAGCGGTCGCCGCCGGTGGAGGTTGTTGATCCAGCGTCCGGAGAGCTTCATCAGTGCCGTGAGATTGCGCTGCGTGCTGAGTATCTGCGTCTCGAAACGGCCCACCTCGCTGCTTGACGCCGCTTGTTTATCCGGCTGACTCGCCCTTCCGCCAACCACGTGGCGTAGCACCGGGTCCACACACAAGCGCTCAGCGTCATTGACATCTTCGTAGCCTGCCAGTCGGCTGTAGATCGACTGACGCAACAGCGGCACGAGTTGGTGCTGCTTGTTGCGGCCCGGGCGTGAATCGCTCAGCACATCTCCGCCCATTTCCGTCAGACCGAGCGCTGCATCCAGTTCCCGATAGGCCAGTAGTCCCGCATCGGTGGTGACCTGACTGCCGCAGAACTTCAGCTTCAATCGGCTGTCAAAACTGACCCGTAAATCCTGGTTTTGGCTGTCACCCATCAAGTTCCCCTGTCAGCATGGCATGAATTGGCAGAATAACCTTGTTTTGTAGGGGTGTGGCGCAAATTACGTGCCAAAGTGTAGGAAGTCATCTGGGAAATGCGGGTTAGATAAGTCTCACCAGGAGAATATCAGGAATCTGATCTTTCTCTGTAAGACTGCCTGGCACGGAAACCATGAATTCGCAAACAATTCTCTCCGCCGTCAATTCCTACTGGATTTCTGATCACACCTAATCTAGGATAGACCGAAGTCGGTCGACTTAAAGCCGGTGCCAAATTCTCCAGTACTGGCAGGCAATCATTTTTGACCTCTCTTCTCTGCGACTCGAAGAATCAGGAGGTGTTTCAGATGACGTTCCCCTCAGACAGTCATTTTTGCAATAGCGTTCTACAGAGATCAATCAGACTTTTCCTGACGCTGCTGCTGATCTGCAGCAGTTTTGCCTGCTCCGATCCCGGGAATGCGAATCCCCAGACCGCTGA contains:
- a CDS encoding alpha/beta hydrolase fold domain-containing protein; this encodes MPQTHFLFYQRACFSLFVLCFFLGMGINAIPVAAQDFSIPSTISPEAQKALAGFSRAAATAPLPAADDLAGWKAVQEKIEQKRAAANAEVVKKYQPEITPRKLGGVPVLDIKPKGWKESKQVLVYTHGGAYTMYSARSRLMSAVPMAGETGFRVISVNYTLAPVGKWQEVTDQVVTVVQTLIKEGHSLNDIAMYGESAGGGLAAGAVLKLRDKGLGMPAAVVLWSPWADITETGDTYTTLQQADPLLYYPHNLKHCADAYADPKDQKHPYVSPVYGDYSKGFPPTLIQAGTKEIFLSNAIRQYQAIDTAGIPAKLDLYEGMWHIFQVFNYELPESKLARKKVKAFLQQHVGKQGSTDP
- a CDS encoding GNAT family N-acetyltransferase translates to MRPNLQPLEDPDQLNQLALEARSLGQHMVERLQQEWWNGSNRFDQDGEFVLIAVQNECIVGVCGLNRDPYCSGNDTGRVRRLYVSAAVRRQGIGRLLVKAIQQRCPGVFTQLQLRTHSPEADAFYRALGFRPVDGDPTCTHAWRVLS
- a CDS encoding IS1380 family transposase; translated protein: MGDSQNQDLRVSFDSRLKLKFCGSQVTTDAGLLAYRELDAALGLTEMGGDVLSDSRPGRNKQHQLVPLLRQSIYSRLAGYEDVNDAERLCVDPVLRHVVGGRASQPDKQAASSSEVGRFETQILSTQRNLTALMKLSGRWINNLHRRRPLKELILDLDSSVSETYGRQQGAAYNGHFACLCYHPLFLFNQHGDLEYAMLRRGNKASAKYWRKVLLPVIERYRHLDIPKFFRGDAAFAIPALYRVLEKADYRYAIRLKANAVLEREISHLLTRPVGRPSHKPKVCYHSFQYQAKSWQRSRRVVAKVEWHAGELFPRVGFIVTNLNQHSKNVVKFYNGRGTAEQWIKEGKNAVRWTKLSCRTFKDNQARLQLFALAYNLGNFLRRLALPKPIQNWSLTTLREKLVKVGAKVTRHAKYVFFQLAEVAVPRRLFAAILDRIARLAIPPPVTHDVKRKYIK